A region from the Macrobrachium rosenbergii isolate ZJJX-2024 chromosome 32, ASM4041242v1, whole genome shotgun sequence genome encodes:
- the ec gene encoding uncharacterized protein DDB_G0290301 isoform X2: MKTDKVSKRTAVFQVSRVLWHLDIFRRSFRELNGHACMADACIFCALKELFSQLQYSHESALPPDALRRALAQTFYNQQRFQLGFMDDAAECFENILLRIHFHIASGEAEDMCNARHCIPHQRFAMTLIEQSVCGECGATSEPLPFTQMVHYVSASALTAQARQMQETNNSQPQQVALDMFGQLLKKAGGMGDIRDCPSACGAKIQICRTLMNRPEIVSIGVVWDSERPTLEHIMAVFATVGTTLRLRDVFQSVIDDAWAQHTQHQLVGVVTYYGKHYSTFFYHTKLRVWIYFDDATVREIGPHWEQVVDKCRRGHFQPLLLLYANPSGTPVPVETAPRSVTLVPGHRNHNRSSQSSPQKTSLSGEPYSQTNARRAVTPNPEKCADGTGGPAPRRAVTPSPEIAAQNDSHRDYQNIHSIHSQMYQDGVSEGHNDDVFETNASNYRRQMESIKQKGSVLPNKPNITGRGRLDSDDSVYAGRRNDGQRQERQRSVSCSGYNQHGNRNSNSSLEQFEKDGLKMPEGGNVPRRRDSGNWSGDRNSASSSSSTSLENPYIFIVGKTGRQPSSPTTKPPSSPSRSDHPEYANLGIGVPQHVLNSNNSNSGQSSNTGTSGQYDPGYDSYSLSSNDSYPIQQNLKHNLQLQQIPEGVQTSDSPGTYTGGSQQDNSSISTLTESEAGSNCEALCLAADSLLEEARAREEAGDLPGALDLCNAAAAKTRAAMDAPYNNAHSLTFARMKHNTCVMRGRSLHRRILIQEETAAWEGQYKMDVPHHSRQGSRDSQRSRTSRQGSREGSVHHSRQGSRDASNGSQARSQDQLDTAVTLAQTAEKLQSTNIEIYATLPKKKGKKISGDKIGLSKKDEVDIQLEKTSKEKKSSDKSKDKTHKDKKSSKNRGVDSDYSSDHSSKSSKKSLEKEDVNAIVEVKEEKPIGKKQHKVRRKLLMGGLIRRKNRSMPDLREGKDGENPKTTADDLEVRSLSRPTTPSGEKTMAGYLSEGHLEYSNPNLERSKLMRKSFHGSVGKGLSPVKLSTATKVPPPIPQRITSQLTQKNEKTSRKEEKKRDKRPPYPLPHNEAEADNPPALPPRCYTPEIINNNNNSNMLKTEPQSLPYMHMPQYEPYQNNSLPYAGPHYPDHQIQQPSPGTPTQITVCADVHQEAVPQESIHPTNYQQPQQQLNQQQFHPQYHQQQHFQQAPQQLFHSQPPMQQQQQSEMYSPQNQYTSKIMSGEWPEISHSRQSSEDFPPPPPPLEEAVEDLKIRGLLPPPPPVSRAIPEAHESPEPSSLLAQLQQKRQQMIENKENSGISIDDRVKSSPCKSSGDWLQELQAKQAAMQKKLDQNGPGQGSQNEVKETPTETTNSVKNLASKFENVNISGTPKPVDMDEVDNRLTVQHPPATSTREETSECQHTVSKELFTREYTQCNSLQFPSHSGHESRLSSSYRARAEHCESTNTSGKDGVNESAKDDSELNTSTDTTSSEGAKKKKSKKSVTFCDQVVLVATAEDEEEDAYIPNPILERVLKSALTSSASLSDTDTSSCGESVSSRTSSQSQNKTVSTPQASPHYHSSTQSQTIQHQFPQNHPSQSHTSQGYPAPPVHLSTHHAQPIQPSFSTPPGTSQSQYPTQPQPHTNVPSHQNHNTSSHNHQPAVQPYSQSAQNNGAVRLPPPYQPPPSVCKPVGPHSQTAQAVHSQGQSQRPLSSGLHPSQMPHLIPGQHQPRSLPQQPQQRHINQPPPPPQHYQQQQQQQQQQPPQQQQSQRQPTVPYPAMIRQNSSLGFQHHTETERIYPPYQRVPHPNHSQGQPQNHSQVHHQKIHPTMHQSHVTNGQPTSYNGFGSYSNQQQPIHGHSHQQPQQQQHGSGYGSIGRGGVKSVPSHFCGPLDPSAIYSTVNKVTKKPSGAPSSNSALQPCNLCRKKCVNPPSTYCHDCEFYMSRFKPKT; this comes from the exons gAACTGTTTTCGCAGCTCCAGTACAGCCATGAATCGGCCCTTCCACCAGATGCTCTCCGACGTGCCTTAGCACAGACGTTTTACAACCAGCAAAGATTTCAGTTGGGCTTCATGGACGATGCCGCAGAGTGCTTCGAAAACATTCTCCTTCGAATTCACTTCCACATTGCCAGTGGAGAGGCAGAAGACATGTGCAATGCACGTCATTGTATTCCCCATCAACGATTTGCCATGACCTTGATAGAGCAGAGTGTCTGTGGAGAATGTGGTGCAACTTCTGAGCCTCTACCTTTCACTCAGATGGTACACTATGTTTCTGCTTCAGCTCTCACAGCTCAGGCTCGGCAAATGCAAGAGACGAACAATTCTCAGCCTCAACAAGTGGCCCTTGATATGTTTGGGCAGCTCTTGAAGAAGGCTGGTGGTATGGGAGATATTAGAGACTGTCCA AGTGCATGTGGTGCCAAGATTCAGATCTGCAGAACTCTGATGAACCGACCGGAGATTGTTTCCATTGGAGTGGTATGGGATTCAGAGAGACCAACATTAGAACACATTATGGCAGTATTTGCCACAGTAGGAACAACGTTACGTTTACGAGATGTTTTCCAGAGTGTCATTGATGATGCTTGGGCTCAGCACACTCAGCATCAACTGGTTGGAGTGGTCACCTATTATGGAAAGCATTACTCAACTTTTTTCTACCACACCAAGCTTCGAGTATGGATATACTTTGATGATGCAACTGTACGAGAAATAGGCCCACACTGGGAACAAGTGGTGGACAAATGCAGAAGAGGGCACTTTCAACCACTTCTTCTGTTATATGCTAATCCAAGTGGCACACCAGTACCTGTAGAAACTGCACCGAGATCTGTTACTTTGGTCCCTGGCCACAGAAATCATAATCGCTCATCACAGTCATCTCCCCAGAAAACATCACTGTCAGGGGAACCATATTCTCAGACAAATGCCAGGCGTGCTGTTACTCCAAATCCTGAAAAATGCGCTGATGGTACTGGAGGGCCTGCCCCACGCAGAGCTGTCACCCCCAGTCCAGAGATAGCTGCTCAAAATGACAGTCACAGAGATTATCAAAACATCCATTCCATACACAGTCAGATGTACCAGGATGGTGTGAGTGAAGGACATAATGATGATGTATTTGAAACTAATGCATCCAACTATCGCAGGCAAATGGAAAGCATTAAACAGAAGGGCTCTGTCTTGCCAAACAAACCAAATATAACAGGAAGAGGACGACTTGACTCTGATGACTCTGTATATGCTGGAAGAAGGAATGATGGCCAGAGACAAGAAAGACAGAGATCAGTTAGCTGCAGTGGCTATAACCAGCACGGTAATCGAAACAGTAATTCCTCCTTGGAACAGTTTGAAAAAGATGGACTTAAAATGCCTGAGGGAGGTAACGTACCACGTCGACGAGATTCCGGAAACTGGAGTGGAGATAGGAACAGcgcttcatcatcttcatctacATCCTTGGAGAAtccatatattttcattgttggtAAAACAGGACGGCAACCATCATCACCAACAACTAAACCACCATCCAGTCCATCTCGCTCAGATCACCCAGAGTATGCTAACCTGGGTATAGGTGTTCCACAGCATGTGCTTAACAGCAACAATAGTAATTCTGGACAGTCATCAAATACAGGCACTAGTGGGCAATATGACCCTGGGTATGACTCCTACTCCTTGTCTTCAAATGATTCTTACCCAATTCAGCAGAACCTGAAGCACAATTTACAG CTTCAGCAAATACCAGAAGGAGTTCAGACAAGTGACAGTCCTGGAACATATACAGGTGGAAGCCAGCAGGACAACAGCAGTATCAGCACACTCACAGAAAGTGAAGCTGGAAGCAACTGTGAAGCACTTTGCCTTGCAGCCGATTCTTTGCTGGAGGAAGCTCGAGCAAGGGAAGAGGCTGGTGATCTGCCt GGTGCATTGGATTTATGCAATGCAGCTGCTGCTAAAACTCGTGCAGCTATGGATGCTCCATATAACAATGCCCACTCACTGACTTTTGCTCGAATGAAGCATAACACTTGTGTCATGCGTGGTCGATCTTTGCATAGGAGAATTTTGATCCAGGAGGAGACTGCAGCATGGGAAGGACAATATAAAATGG ATGTTCCCCATCATAGTCGACAAGGATCAAGGGATTCCCAAAGGTCCAGAACAAGTCGCCAGGGTTCACGAGAAGGATCAGTCCATCACAGTAGACAAGGTTCGCGTGATGCCTCTAATGGATCACAGGCAAGGTCACAGGATCAACTCGATACAGCAGTTACATTGGCTCAGACAGCAGAAAAGCTTCAGAGCACAAACATTGAAATATATGCTACACTTcccaaaaagaaaggaaagaaaatttctgGTGACAAGATTGGATTATCTAAGAAGGATGAAGTGGACATCCAGCTGGAAAAGACCTCCAAGGAAAAGAAGAGCAGTGACAAATCCAAAGATAAAACTCACAAAGATAAGAAGAGCAGCAAGAATCGGGGAGTTGACAGTGATTACTCTAGTGATCATAGCTCTAAGAGTTCCAAGAAAAGTTTGGAGAAGGAAGATGTTAATGCTATTGTTGAAGTGAAAGAAGAGAAACCTATAGGTAAGAAACAGCATAAGGTTAGAAGGAAGCTCCTCATGGGAGGCCTAATCCGTCGAAAGAACAGGAGTATGCCTGATCTACGAGAAGGCAAAGATGGAGAAAACCCTAAAACTACTGCAGATGACCTAGAAGTTAGAAGTTTATCTCGACCAACAACGCCATCAGGAGAAAAGACAATGGCAGGGTATCTGAGTGAAGGACATTTGGAATACAGTAACCCAAATCTTGAAAGAAGTAAACTGATGAGAAAGAGTTTTCATGGCAGTGTAGGTAAAGGTCTTTCGCCTGTCAAACTTAGTACTGCAACTAAAGTTCCTCCTCCCATACCACAGCGCATTACTTCACAGCTTACACAGAAAAATGAGAAGACCagtagaaaggaagagaaaaagagagacaagaGACCACCATATCCTTTACCTCACAATGAGGCTGAAGCAGACAATCCTCCAGCACTTCCACCACGATGCTATACtccagaaataatcaacaacaataataatagcaacatgCTGAAGACAGAGCCTCAGTCACTCCCATACATGCACATGCCACAGTATGAGCCATATCAGAATAATTCCCTTCCTTATGCCGGGCCACATTATCCAGATCACCAGATCCAGCAACCTTCACCTGGCACTCCCACTCAGATCACTGTTTGTGCAGATGTCCATCAGGAGGCTGTGCCACAAGAATCCATTCATCCAACCAATTACCAACAACCTCAACAGCAGCTAAACCAGCAACAATTTCATCCACAGTATCATCAACAGCAGCATTTCCAACAGGCTCCACAACAGTTGTTCCACTCACAGCCACCCatgcagcagcaacaacaatcaGAGATGTATTCCCCACAGAATCAGTATACTTCCAAAATCATGTCAGGTGAATGGCCTGAAATCTCACACTCCAGACAAAGCAGTGAggactttcctcctcctcctcctcccttggaAGAGGCTGTGGAGGATTTAAAGATCAGGGGactcctaccccctcctcctccagtgTCCAGGGCTATACCCGAGGCCCATGAAAGCCCAGAGCCCTCAAGCTTGCTTGCACAGTTACAGCAGAAGCGTCAGCAAATGATAGAAAACAAAGAGAACTCTGGCATCTCAATTGACGATCGGGTTAAGTCATCCCCATGCAAAAGCAGTGGTGACTGGCTGCAGGAACTGCAAGCGAAACAGGCAGCCATGCAAAAGAAACTAGATCAAAATGGACCTGGACAGGGGTCACAAAATGAGGTTAAAGAAACCCCAACTGAAACTACTAATTCTGTTAAAAATTTGGCTTCcaaatttgaaaatgttaatattaGTGGGACACCAAAACCTGTTGATATGGATGAAGTGGACAATAGATTGACAGTTCAGCATCCACCAGCTACATCTACCCGTGAAGAAACCAGCGAGTGTCAACACACTGTTAGTAAAGAACTCTTTACAAGAGAGTACACTCAGTGTAATTCATTACAGTTCCCTTCCCACAGCGGACACGAGAGTAGGTTAAGCTCTTCGTATCGTGCCAGAGCAGAACATTGTGAGAGTACTAATACAAGTGGGAAAGATGGTGTTAATGAGAGTGCCAAAGATGATTCTGAATTAAACACAAGTACTGATACAACTAGCAGTGAAGGAGCTAAAAAGAAGAAGTCCAAGAAAAGTGTAACATTCTGTGATCAGGTGGTATTAGTAGCAACtgctgaagatgaagaagaagatgcatATATTCCCAACCCAATTCTAGAAAGGGTCTTGAAATCAGCACTTACTTCCTCTGCATCATTGTCAGACACTGATACATCATCATGTGGAGAATCTGTAAGTTCAAGAACAAGCAGCCAGtctcaaaataaaactgtttctaCTCCTCAAGCTAGTCCACATTATCATAGTTCAACCCAGTCCCAGACTATTCAGCATCAGTTCCCTCAAAATCATCCCTCCCAAAGCCATACATCACAAGGTTATCCTGCTCCTCCAGTTCACTTATCTACTCACCATGCTCAGCCCATTCAGCCATCTTTCTCTACGCCTCCTGGAACTTCACAATCTCAGTACCCCACCCAGCCACAACCACACACTAATGTTCCATCACATCAAAATCATAATACATCATCTCATAACCACCAACCTGCAGTACAACCATACTCTCAATCAGCTCAAAATAATGGTGCAGTTAGATTGCCACCACCTTACCAACCACCACCAAGTGTATGTAAGCCAGTGGGTCCTCACAGCCAGACGGCTCAGGCAGTTCACTCTCAAGGTCAGTCACAGCGACCTCTTTCAAGTGGTTTGCATCCTTCACAAATGCCACATTTGATACCTGGTCAACATCAGCCTAGATCCTTGCCACAACAGCCGCAGCAGAGGCACATTAAtcagccaccaccaccaccacagcattatcagcaacagcagcagcagcagcaacaacaaccacCACAGCAACAGCAATCTCAGAGGCAACCAACGGTTCCATATCCTGCAATGATACGTCAGAACAGCAGTCTTGGGTTCCAGCATCACACCGAGACAGAGAGGATATACCCTCCTTATCAACGTGTGCCTCATCCTAACCATTCACAAGGACAACCACAGAATCATTCGCAGGTACACCACCAGAAAATTCATCCAACAATGCACCAGTCTCATGTGACAAATGGCCAGCCAACCAGTTACAATGGATTCGGATCATACAGTAACCAGCAGCAACCTATTCATGGCCATTCTCACCAGCAGCCACAGCAACAGCAGCATGGTTCTGGGTATGGCAGTATAGGCCGTGGTGGTGTCAAAAGTGTCCCTAGCCACTTTTGTGGTCCACTTGACCCATCTGCCATTTATTCGACCGTAAACAAGGTCACCAAAAAACCAAGTGGTGCCCCAAGTTCCAACAGTGCACTACAACCGTGCAATCTGTGTAGAAAGAAATGTGTTAACCCTCCCTCTACGTATTGTCATGATTGTGAGTTTTATATGTCTAGGTTTAAACCCAAAACATAA